The Desulfitobacterium chlororespirans DSM 11544 sequence TGAAAAAAATGCTCGAAAAACTATCTGCCGGGTAAACAAATTAATCAAAAAAGAAAGACGAAACCGTTTCCAGGCCTTGCTTGAAAACGGTTTCGTCTTTAATTGGTCATTATTTTAATCTCATGGCTTCCTTAATAGCTGCCGAAATGATGACTAAGCCTTCCGGCGCGCAGCATTGCGGCCGGCCAGCCGGCCAAAGGTGGTGCTGCGTCCGGCGGCGGCACCGGCCAGCAGATTCACATAGCTGCCGTGAAAATACCCGCCTGAGCAGTCGCCTGCCACGTACAGGCCTTCGATGACATTGCCGTCTTGATCGACGGCGTTCATGTCGGTATTGATCTTGATGCCGTCCATGGTGGCGATGAAGTATCCGCCGCACTGGCGGGTGCCGTAAAAAGGTGCGGTGCGCAGTTGGGAAAGGCGGAAGGGCTCTTTGGCAAAGTCTTGGTCCTTCTGTTGATCAAACAGCTCATTATAGCGGTCTACCGTAGCTTTGAGGTTGTCGGCGGGAATGTTCAGCTTCCCGGCCAGTTCTTCGATGGTATCGGCCTGGACGATGTATCCCTGCTTATGCAGATCGGGATTCATGACGTTCTGGATATACTCCATGGGGAAAACCGATTCCGTTCCGTTAGCATGGGGATAGAGGCGGGAGCAGCCGTGGCTCTCGAAACGTTTGATATCCTCAGGATAGTTGGCATCCCAGAGCATAGCGTAAGTATGCTCCGGCAACAGATTGAAGGCGGTATGGAGAATATGGTCATAGCTGCCCGATTCATTGGTAAAGCGGCGGCCTTTCAGGTCTACCTTCAGGAAGGGCTGGGAGCCCATCCAGAACCAGCCGGCGTCTTCCGGGCCGGTGGCGTCAGGCTTCACGCAGGCGCGGTCAAAAATCATGCCGGCGTGGGTCTCATCCATAATGCCGCCGGCCCACAGGCAGGCTCTGATCCCCTGGCCGGAACTGCCCGGAAAAGAGCGATTAACACCGGTCATCTTCAGCGTCTCGGGCTGGAGAGCCTGGAGCATTTCAGTGTTGTTGGAGTAGCCCCCGGTGCACACGATCACACCCTTGGAAGCGTTGTAGCGCACGTATTGATCGCCGCTTTTGGCAAGGATGCCGGTGACCTTGCTCCCGTCTTTCAGGAGCTTGATCATTTCTGTATCGTAGTGAACTTCAAGCCCTTTTGCCTTGTAATCCTCCAGGAGAAGAAACATCGTGAATTGGGACTGGTACTCTCTGCCTTCCCACTGGACGGAATGGCCCACATCATAAAATTCGTATTTCTCTCCGGTGGCGTGATTATCCACCTCGTGCAGGACCTTTACATCATGCTTGGCCAGGCGCTCGGTATACCAGTCGATGGCCTCACCGGAGTTATCCGCCCAAACCTTGAAAAGCCTCTGGTCGCCATAACCTTGGGAGTGCTGATACATCAGGCGTATCACGTCAAATTTATCCGGGTTATCCTTGTTGGCGATCTGCTGCTTTGAGCCGATGGCCCCGATGGTATCCCGGATGCCGGAGCCGCCGAAGTCGGCGCCGAATTTTTCGAGCAGCACGGTTTTCGCGCCTTCTTCAACGGCTGAGCAGGCGGCAAAAGTGCCCGAGGTACCGGCGCCGATGACAACCACCTCATAATCATAGGTCTTGACGATCTCGCCGTCGGCGATCTCCGGTGCTTGGCCAAGCCAGTCGTCACCTGCAGAGCCGGAAGAGCCCTGGGAGACGACAACGGCGCTGCCGCCGGCCTGGGTGATGCAGTCGGCCGCGGCCTTCATGACCGCCTTGCTGGTGATCGATGCACCGGATACGCCGTCGACCTGCACACTCTGACCGTCAAGGATCTGCGCGATCAGTGTATCCTTGGCTGCCTGGCCGATGCCTGCAGTCTCGTTGGCTAAGTCAAGAACCACATCGGTGATGGTGTTCTCGTCGAAAGTCATAGTAACGGTAACTTCGCCCATGCCCTGGGCGGTGGCAGTATACGTGCCGGGGGTGTAAGTCCCTTTGGGGGCAGAGGCAGGCGAACCGGATGAACAGCCGCTGAGGATACCGAGGGTGCTTGTGCTGACGACACCTGCTGCAGCGGCCTTTAAAAAGTCGCGGCGGGAGAAATCCTTTTTCATTTTAATCCCTCTCTTTTTCTTTGTTCACGCAATATTGGCGGCTTCAGTATACCAACTTTACAAGCCCCGAAAAAGCAGCTATACTTTTCACAAGGTGCAAGCAATTGCTTGCGTTTGGAGGGCTGACATGGATATTTTAAAGCTAAAGGCCTTTTTGGTTTGCTGTGAGGAAATGAATTATACCAAAGCTGCAGTCCGCCTTTTCATATCCCGTCAGGCACTGCGTCAGACGATCCAATCTCTGGAGACCGAGCTCGGTACGACGCTTTTCCGCAACTTGCGCAACCGTCTTTCCTTGACCGCGTCGGGAGAAGCAGTGCGGAACTATGCGGAAGAGCTGACACGCACCTATGAATCCATGCTCATGGAGGTTAATACCGTTCAGGGTAAAACCATGGGGCTTGGTATTTCCTGCTCCCTTCTGCCGTTCTTCAGTCCGGAGCTGCCCGGCTATCTGGAAGAGTTCGGAACCGCTCACCCAGAGCTGCCGCTGGAACTGTTATCCCTGACGACGGATCAGACGATTGAAAAGGTACTGTCCGGAGAGCTGACCGCCGCCATTCTGGTCATGATGGACTGCGACATTCCCGGAATCACAGCCGATACCATCTGCAGGTTCCCCTTCGGCGTGACCTTTGCCGAAACCCATCGTTTTTCCCGAAAAAAACAGATCGGCATCGAGGATCTGGCCGGTGAAAAATGCGTCGTCTGGGGTTCTCCGGAACTGATTATGAGGCCGCTGTATGACGAATTGCAAAAAGCCGGCATTCAGATCAGCGTCGAAATCATTCCTTCGGCCAAGACAGCGTTTTACCTTATGGAAAACGAAAACCGCCTGATGTTTGAATACACCTATCCCAATACAAAGCAGCTTCAGGTCGAACGGAACAGCCCCCTTGCCGGCAACGCCTTTTCATGGAGCCTGACGCTGATCCATAAACCACAGGAAAGTATCCTGCCGCTCACCCTGCTGAAGGATTTTCTTATTGCCAAATATGAACATCTCACTATTTCCCGCAACTTTATTCCTGTATCTTAGGGAAAAAGCAACCTTTGGTTGATACCCTATCTTTCATCTTATAAGGTGGTCAAAGTGGAGATTAAACAAATCTATTATTTTACGGAAGTTTCTAAATACGGGAGCTTTACCCAGGCGGCCAAAATGCTGTTTGTCACACCGCAAGCCTTAAGCAAATCAATCAATAACTTGGAGAAGGAATATAACTGCCGGCTTTTCAGCAGAGAAAACAACAACCTGATCCTCTCGGATATCGGCCGGCGCTTGCTGCCTCAAGCCAAAGCCTTGCTGGAGGATTATTATGCCTTTGACCAGCGCATCAAGCAGTTGTCGGAGATTGAAAACGGTTATTTCCGCGTGGCGATTGTGCCGGATTCGTTGAGTATCCTTGATATCAATCTGTTCAAGAAGTTCCGGGAATTATACCCGCAGCTGAATCCCGATTACCTGGAATTGCCGGACAGGGTGGTGGAAGAATATCTCGAAACAGGTCTGGTTGAGACCTGTTTCCATATCAACACGCTGCCCAACCAGGACGAATATGAATCGGTTTTGCTCTGCTCCTCCGAGCTTTGCGTTATCACACGCGGCGGCAACCATTGTCTGGACAAGAAAGATCATGTCACTTTAAAAGATCTGGCGGATAAGAAAATCGTGACCAAGGGCGAGTCATTTAAGGCCTTCGAGCTATTGGAGAAAGCAGCTCAAGCTGAAAATATCACTTTGAATTACGAAATAAAAACTGCAGATACATCGCTGGCCTTTAATATGATTGCCTCACCCGGCTATGTCGGCACAGGGCCTTACGCCATGTATGGAGTGCTGGAGCATACCGGGGATACGGCAGTCCCCTTTAGCCCTTCTTTGCCGTGGAATATCTATTTGAGCTACAAAAAGTATAAGCCGGTCTCCAAACCCGTGCAGTTATTTATAAAATACATTAAAGAAAATTACAGTATAAGCGACTGACAACTTCTGCAGGCAGAGAACAGGCGCAAGTAAATGGCCTGCTTGACGCCAATCATTTAGCGGCAATTGTGCGAAAGCGCCGCATTAAAAAACGTACTCTGTATTTAACAGAGTCCGTTTTTTGGGGCCTGTCTATTTGACAGGGAGTGGTTCCCGGGGTTATTTTTCAGCCTGTTCCAGGGCTTTATCGACAGCTTCTTTAATAGCAGCCGAAGACAGGCTTGCTCCGCTCATGGAATCCACTTCTGTGGATTGATCTGCCATGATTTTGCCGGGCAACTGGGCGATTGTGATTGGATTACTTATCCCTTGAGCGCTTGGGCAACATGCTTCGCCCCAAGACGCCATTGGTTCCTCCTTAGCCGAGTGGATTACCGCTGGTGTCTATATTGGCAAACTCTTCATAAAGATCAGTGACATGAACATCGCCCATCCAGTTGGGGTCAACTCTGCCACCTAAACAATTCTCAACCAGATGGCGCGCCGCCGCACAGCTGCACCAGATGGCCACAGGCTGATTGGTTCCGCCACCGTAAGTCTGCGAATCCCAGCCTGCGGTCGCGATGCCGGAGGCGTAGAGGCCGGAGATTGGCTGGCCTTTGGCGTCGGTGACCTGTGCAGAGCGGTTGATGCGGATACCGCCGTTGGTATTGTAGGCGTTGACTCCAGCCTTAACGGCATAGAAGGGAGGGGTCCCAAGGGGCCAGATAAACTCCGCCGGCTTGCCGAACTCGTCTTCGGCTCCGGCAGCCGCTGCATTGTAGGCCTCGACCGTCTTGACGAAATCCTCCACAACGAAGGTCCCGACATCGGCAGCTATCGCCTTGCCTAAGTCCTCGATGCTGTCAGCCTGATAAAACCAGCTCATGGACGAGAACTTTTCCAGGTCGTCTCTGACCTGCAAAGGATAATCGCTGCGCGGCATCTTTGTGGCGCTGTCATAGCCGTTCTTGCCATTTTGCCACTCTCCGGCCTCCCACTTCCGGAGGTAGGATTCATCAAAAATGGAGAAGGCCTGCGCTTGGGCCAGAATGATCTGGGAGATTGCGGTGAGGCCGAAACCCTTGATGAATGATACCGACTCATCGTAGAAGCGCACGCCATACTGATTGACAAAGATATCGCTGAACTGGAAACCCACAGCTGTGTTGAGATCGGAGTTAAAGTCACCCGGCTCGCTGTTGGTACCCATACCGGCAAAGAAGCCATCGATGGTCTGGAGCAGACTTTTGCCATGGGCGGTCTGCTCAACCATCAGATGGCCATCGCCATCTTGCCCTATGCCCAGAGGTATGATCTTGTTTACATCCTGGTTTGCGTAGAGTTTCAACAGCTCGGAGTTGTTGTTCATGCCCCCCGACGCAATCACTACTGCCTTGGCGTTGACCTGCACAACCTTGCCTTCCCCATCTTTGTACTGCAGACCGCTCACCGTGTATTCATCGTCAAGCACCAGCGCGAAAGCGCGCGCATCCAGGCGGATATCGACCCCCAACTCCTTAGCCTGGGGTGTCAGTGCTTGGATGGCCGATGCACCATGGCCGCCTTCATAAAGTGGCTGCGGGCTGCCATAGAAAGCCAGCGGTACTTTGTGCTTGGCAAACAGCCAATCGGAACAATCACCCTGCTCCAGGCACATAGTGTAGAAAAGCTGCGGATCCACCACGTAGTTACGGGCAGCGCATTCCGAAAGGCTCTTCATTCGGGCGTCTGCCGGGCTGAGGTTGGCAAAACCTCCGCCGCCTTCTGCGAAGTTCGTGTTGCCGCCCAGGAAGCCGTTCTTCTCCAGCATGATGACCCTGGATTCTGGGGAGAGCTCCTTAGACAGCATTGCTGCCACGAAGCCACCCATGCCTGAACCAATTACCACCACATCGGCGTCTTCGGTGCGATCTGGCTGAAGCGGGATGCCGATGCCATCCGGATTCGCGTATCCCGGTGCGATTCGGCTGCCGGCATTGCCATCGCCTG is a genomic window containing:
- a CDS encoding LysR family transcriptional regulator; the protein is MDILKLKAFLVCCEEMNYTKAAVRLFISRQALRQTIQSLETELGTTLFRNLRNRLSLTASGEAVRNYAEELTRTYESMLMEVNTVQGKTMGLGISCSLLPFFSPELPGYLEEFGTAHPELPLELLSLTTDQTIEKVLSGELTAAILVMMDCDIPGITADTICRFPFGVTFAETHRFSRKKQIGIEDLAGEKCVVWGSPELIMRPLYDELQKAGIQISVEIIPSAKTAFYLMENENRLMFEYTYPNTKQLQVERNSPLAGNAFSWSLTLIHKPQESILPLTLLKDFLIAKYEHLTISRNFIPVS
- a CDS encoding LysR family transcriptional regulator yields the protein MEIKQIYYFTEVSKYGSFTQAAKMLFVTPQALSKSINNLEKEYNCRLFSRENNNLILSDIGRRLLPQAKALLEDYYAFDQRIKQLSEIENGYFRVAIVPDSLSILDINLFKKFRELYPQLNPDYLELPDRVVEEYLETGLVETCFHINTLPNQDEYESVLLCSSELCVITRGGNHCLDKKDHVTLKDLADKKIVTKGESFKAFELLEKAAQAENITLNYEIKTADTSLAFNMIASPGYVGTGPYAMYGVLEHTGDTAVPFSPSLPWNIYLSYKKYKPVSKPVQLFIKYIKENYSISD
- a CDS encoding FAD-dependent oxidoreductase — translated: MKKDFSRRDFLKAAAAGVVSTSTLGILSGCSSGSPASAPKGTYTPGTYTATAQGMGEVTVTMTFDENTITDVVLDLANETAGIGQAAKDTLIAQILDGQSVQVDGVSGASITSKAVMKAAADCITQAGGSAVVVSQGSSGSAGDDWLGQAPEIADGEIVKTYDYEVVVIGAGTSGTFAACSAVEEGAKTVLLEKFGADFGGSGIRDTIGAIGSKQQIANKDNPDKFDVIRLMYQHSQGYGDQRLFKVWADNSGEAIDWYTERLAKHDVKVLHEVDNHATGEKYEFYDVGHSVQWEGREYQSQFTMFLLLEDYKAKGLEVHYDTEMIKLLKDGSKVTGILAKSGDQYVRYNASKGVIVCTGGYSNNTEMLQALQPETLKMTGVNRSFPGSSGQGIRACLWAGGIMDETHAGMIFDRACVKPDATGPEDAGWFWMGSQPFLKVDLKGRRFTNESGSYDHILHTAFNLLPEHTYAMLWDANYPEDIKRFESHGCSRLYPHANGTESVFPMEYIQNVMNPDLHKQGYIVQADTIEELAGKLNIPADNLKATVDRYNELFDQQKDQDFAKEPFRLSQLRTAPFYGTRQCGGYFIATMDGIKINTDMNAVDQDGNVIEGLYVAGDCSGGYFHGSYVNLLAGAAAGRSTTFGRLAGRNAARRKA
- a CDS encoding FAD-binding protein, producing MDKQKTEKENRIEMSRRSFLKGSLTAGMLAAGGAMLTACSPATTGSAGAGTGDAGSAVSGDGNAGSRIAPGYANPDGIGIPLQPDRTEDADVVVIGSGMGGFVAAMLSKELSPESRVIMLEKNGFLGGNTNFAEGGGGFANLSPADARMKSLSECAARNYVVDPQLFYTMCLEQGDCSDWLFAKHKVPLAFYGSPQPLYEGGHGASAIQALTPQAKELGVDIRLDARAFALVLDDEYTVSGLQYKDGEGKVVQVNAKAVVIASGGMNNNSELLKLYANQDVNKIIPLGIGQDGDGHLMVEQTAHGKSLLQTIDGFFAGMGTNSEPGDFNSDLNTAVGFQFSDIFVNQYGVRFYDESVSFIKGFGLTAISQIILAQAQAFSIFDESYLRKWEAGEWQNGKNGYDSATKMPRSDYPLQVRDDLEKFSSMSWFYQADSIEDLGKAIAADVGTFVVEDFVKTVEAYNAAAAGAEDEFGKPAEFIWPLGTPPFYAVKAGVNAYNTNGGIRINRSAQVTDAKGQPISGLYASGIATAGWDSQTYGGGTNQPVAIWCSCAAARHLVENCLGGRVDPNWMGDVHVTDLYEEFANIDTSGNPLG